The sequence CAAGGATTTTTCCCTGATGCAGGACGGTCACTTTATGGGCGATACTTTTAACGAATTCCATGTCATGCTCGATGACAAGCACAGAACGTCCCTTGCTGATGCGACCCAACAACTCTGCGGTCTTTTCACGTTCTGATACGCTCATCCCGGCGACTGGTTCGTCGAGCATCAACAATTCCGGTTCTTGCATCAGCAGCATGCCGATTTCCAGCCATTGCTTCTGTCCGTGCGATAAAAGGTCAGCTTGCATGCTTAAATACTCTTCGAGAAAAATATCGATGGCAACCGCCTCAACGCGCTCAATGACATCAGCGCTACGCTTGAACACCAATGCGCCAAAGACTTTTCGACCGCGAGGAAACGAGAGTTCCAGATTTTCAAATACGGTGAGATTTTCATAGATCGATGGCGTCTGAAATTTGCGTCCAACGCCAGCTTGCACAATCTCGTGTTCGCGCATTTTTGTCAGTTCACGATTCTTGAACTGAATGCTTCCAGAAGTCGCTTGCGTTTTGCCACAAATTAAATCCAGCACGGTAGTCTTTCCTGCACCGTTCGGTCCGATGACGACCCGTACTTCATTGCGCTGCACGTACAGATTTAACTTATCGACTGCGGTGAAACCGTCAAATGAGACGGTCAAATCTTCAATGGCGAGGACCGGATGTTCGGTGGATTCAAATCCTATCGGGTTACTCATTTCAACACCTCCAGATTGCCACCGTCAGAATTGGCTAGCGTGCGATCAGATGTCGGTATGACAGAGT is a genomic window of Glaciimonas sp. CA11.2 containing:
- the urtD gene encoding urea ABC transporter ATP-binding protein UrtD; protein product: MSNPIGFESTEHPVLAIEDLTVSFDGFTAVDKLNLYVQRNEVRVVIGPNGAGKTTVLDLICGKTQATSGSIQFKNRELTKMREHEIVQAGVGRKFQTPSIYENLTVFENLELSFPRGRKVFGALVFKRSADVIERVEAVAIDIFLEEYLSMQADLLSHGQKQWLEIGMLLMQEPELLMLDEPVAGMSVSEREKTAELLGRISKGRSVLVIEHDMEFVKSIAHKVTVLHQGKILAEGSMESVQADPKVIEVYLGH